A genome region from Dreissena polymorpha isolate Duluth1 chromosome 16, UMN_Dpol_1.0, whole genome shotgun sequence includes the following:
- the LOC127861588 gene encoding profilin-1-like isoform X3, with product MMPSSWNEYIGTVLSDSGHVSRSAIYGISDSRKWASSAGFDVTSDEVRSLVVGFADPSRLWKDGVHLGGRKYTCTRSESSLIVGRESADGNGCVIFRCCKCLVIGTHEGEAHPGGCYSVVTKLGEYLKEHGI from the coding sequence ATGCCGTCCTCGTGGAACGAGTACATCGGCACTGTACTCAGCGACAGCGGCCACGTATCCCGCAGCGCCATCTACGGAATCTCAGACTCTCGAAAGTGGGCGTCGTCAGCCGGGTTTGACGTCACGAGCGACGAAGTTAGGTCGCTAGTGGTAGGCTTCGCGGATCCCTCGAGACTCTGGAAAGACGGTGTGCACCTTGGTGGCCGGAAGTACACGTGCACGCGCTCTGAAAGTAGTCTGATAGTGGGCAGGGAGAGTGCGGATGGGAACGGATGTGTCATCTTCCGCTGTTGCAAGTGTCTGGTGATTGGGACGCACGAGGGCGAAGCACATCCGGGAGGCTGCTACAGCGTCGTCACAAAACTGGGGGAGTATCTAAAGGAACATGGTATATGA
- the LOC127861588 gene encoding profilin-1-like isoform X2 — protein sequence MGAELEMPSSWNEYIGTVLSDSGHVSRSAIYGISDSRKWASSAGFDVTSDEVRSLVVGFADPSRLWKDGVHLGGRKYTCTRSESSLIVGRESADGNGCVIFRCCKCLVIGTHEGEAHPGGCYSVVTKLGEYLKEHGI from the coding sequence ATGCCGTCCTCGTGGAACGAGTACATCGGCACTGTACTCAGCGACAGCGGCCACGTATCCCGCAGCGCCATCTACGGAATCTCAGACTCTCGAAAGTGGGCGTCGTCAGCCGGGTTTGACGTCACGAGCGACGAAGTTAGGTCGCTAGTGGTAGGCTTCGCGGATCCCTCGAGACTCTGGAAAGACGGTGTGCACCTTGGTGGCCGGAAGTACACGTGCACGCGCTCTGAAAGTAGTCTGATAGTGGGCAGGGAGAGTGCGGATGGGAACGGATGTGTCATCTTCCGCTGTTGCAAGTGTCTGGTGATTGGGACGCACGAGGGCGAAGCACATCCGGGAGGCTGCTACAGCGTCGTCACAAAACTGGGGGAGTATCTAAAGGAACATGGTATATGA
- the LOC127861588 gene encoding profilin-1-like isoform X1 — translation MGTLEQMPSSWNEYIGTVLSDSGHVSRSAIYGISDSRKWASSAGFDVTSDEVRSLVVGFADPSRLWKDGVHLGGRKYTCTRSESSLIVGRESADGNGCVIFRCCKCLVIGTHEGEAHPGGCYSVVTKLGEYLKEHGI, via the coding sequence ATGCCGTCCTCGTGGAACGAGTACATCGGCACTGTACTCAGCGACAGCGGCCACGTATCCCGCAGCGCCATCTACGGAATCTCAGACTCTCGAAAGTGGGCGTCGTCAGCCGGGTTTGACGTCACGAGCGACGAAGTTAGGTCGCTAGTGGTAGGCTTCGCGGATCCCTCGAGACTCTGGAAAGACGGTGTGCACCTTGGTGGCCGGAAGTACACGTGCACGCGCTCTGAAAGTAGTCTGATAGTGGGCAGGGAGAGTGCGGATGGGAACGGATGTGTCATCTTCCGCTGTTGCAAGTGTCTGGTGATTGGGACGCACGAGGGCGAAGCACATCCGGGAGGCTGCTACAGCGTCGTCACAAAACTGGGGGAGTATCTAAAGGAACATGGTATATGA